Proteins co-encoded in one Stenotrophomonas maltophilia genomic window:
- a CDS encoding pseudouridine synthase: MLIAFNKPFNVLCQFTDRSVPPRPTLAGFGLPPRVYAAGRLDHDSEGLLLLTDNGTLAHKLTDPKHKANKTYWVQVEGTPSDEQLQQLRDGVVLNDGPTLPAKIERLDPAPSLWTRDPPVRFRKTVPDSWLAITIREGRNRQVRRMTAAVNLPTLRLVRVSMGPYRLDDLQPGQWRQIG, from the coding sequence ATGCTGATCGCCTTCAACAAGCCCTTCAACGTGCTCTGCCAGTTCACCGACCGCAGCGTGCCGCCGCGGCCGACGCTGGCCGGGTTCGGCCTGCCGCCGCGCGTGTATGCCGCTGGCCGGCTCGACCATGACAGCGAGGGCCTGCTGCTGCTGACCGACAACGGCACGCTGGCGCACAAGCTGACCGACCCGAAGCACAAGGCCAACAAGACCTACTGGGTGCAGGTGGAAGGCACGCCCAGCGATGAGCAGCTGCAACAGCTGCGCGACGGCGTGGTTCTCAACGACGGGCCGACGCTGCCGGCGAAGATCGAGCGCCTCGATCCGGCGCCGTCGCTGTGGACACGTGATCCGCCGGTGCGCTTCCGCAAGACCGTGCCCGACAGCTGGCTGGCGATCACGATCCGTGAGGGCCGCAACCGGCAGGTGCGCCGGATGACCGCAGCGGTGAACCTGCCGACGCTGCGCCTGGTGCGCGTATCGATGGGGCCGTACCGGCTGGACGATCTGCAGCCGGGACAGTGGCGGCAGATCGGCTGA